From a single Sus scrofa isolate TJ Tabasco breed Duroc chromosome 13, Sscrofa11.1, whole genome shotgun sequence genomic region:
- the LOC106508042 gene encoding keratin-associated protein 10-3-like → MAASTLSGCSSNLSYGSHVCLPGSCDSCTGSSWQWDDCPESCCEPPCCAPSGCTPAPRLALVCTPASCEPSPCLSGCTSSCTSSPCQPACCVPVCCRPVCCRPVCCRPVCCTPVCCTPVCCEASPCSASSCCQPCPCPSSCYRPSSSVSLLCRPVCRPACCVPVSSCGAPASCCQPSCCRPASCVSLLCRPACSRPACCVPVSACESCC, encoded by the coding sequence ATGGCCGCCTCCACCCTGTCCGGCTGCTCCAGCAACCTAAGCTACGGCAGCCACGTCTGCCTGCCCGGTTCCTGTGACTCCTGCACCGGCTCCTCCTGGCAGTGGGACGACTGTCCAGAGAGCTGCTGCGAGCCCCCCTGCTGCGCCCCCAGCGGCTGCACCCCCGCGCCCCGCCTGGCCCTCGTCTGCACCCCAGCGAGCTgtgagcccagcccctgcctgtcaGGCTGCACCAGCTCCTgcacctcctccccctgccagccGGCCTGCTGTGTGCCCGTCTGCTGCAGGCCCGTCTGCTGCAGGCCCGTGTGCTGCAGGCCCGTCTGTTGCACACCCGTCTGCTGCACGCCCGTGTGCTGTGAGGCCTCCCCCTGCTCGGCCTCCTCGtgctgccagccctgcccctgcccctcgtCCTGCTACAGACCCTCGTCCTCCGTGTCCCTCCTCTGCCGGCCCGTGTGCCGCCCCGCCTGCTGCGTGCCCGTCTCCTCCTGCGGGGCCCCCGCCTCCTGCTGCCAGCCCAGCTGCTGCCGCCCGGCCTCCTGCGTGTCCCTGCTCTGCCGCCCCGCGTGCTCCCGCCCCGCGTGCTGCGTGCCCGTCTCGGCCTGCGAGTCCTGCTGCTGA